A region from the Thalassophryne amazonica chromosome 2, fThaAma1.1, whole genome shotgun sequence genome encodes:
- the si:ch211-122f10.4 gene encoding lysosomal protective protein isoform X2, which yields MFVFLVCLLAACRLGSLYIPDEVTDLPGMKFKPNYRQWSGFLQARPGKFLHYWFVSSQRDPVKDPVVLWLNGGPGCSSLDGFLSENGPFHVSDDGATLYENEFSWNKIASVLYLEAPAGVGYSYSDDKKYKTDDDQVAEDNFLALQSFFAKFPNFTDNKFFIFGESYGGIYVPTLSLRVVTGAPKIKFKGFGVGNGLSSYALNDQSLIYFGYYYGLFGETLWHDLNTNCCDKESCNFYNSTSETCKTLVNVAFNIVYNAGLNEYALYLDCEGGIGSNKAYQRAMSHLFRNYRKHPDTYQFLGKFPPSASLKGVPPCINSTAQTNWLNRGDVRKALHIPATLPKWDICSDVVGEQYTYLYLTVKEVYLKLLSLGLQGLVYNGDTDMACNFLGDQWFVEDLGLKATTEYKIWTYDDQVAGFYQVFGNITFLTVKGAGHMVPQWAPGPAFHMFQSFITNGSESAGLY from the exons atgtttgtttttctggtgtgTTTGCTGGCCGCATGTCGCCTCGGATCCCTGTACATTCCGGATGAGGTGACCGACCTGCCGGGTATGAAGTTCAAACCAAACTATCGCCAGTGGTCGGGATTCCTTCAGGCACGGCCCGGGAAGTTCCTGCATTACtg GTTTGTGAGCTCTCAGAGGGATCCAGTCAAGGATCCCGTGGTACTCTGGCTGAATGGAGGTCCAGGCTGCAGCTCCCTGGATGGGTTCTTGTCAGAGAACGGACCCTTTCAT gTAAGTGATGATGGGGCTACACTGTATGAGAATGAATTCAGCTGGAATAAGATTGCCAGTGTACTGTATCTGGAAGCCCCTGCAGGAGTGGGTTATTCTTATTCTGATGACAAGAAGTACAAAACTGATGATGACCAG GTTGCAGAAGATAATTTCCTAGCTCTGCAAAGTTTCTTTGCCAAGTTCCCAAACTTCACTGATAATAAGTTCTTCATCTTCGGGGAAAGTTATGGTGGAATTTATGTGCCAACCCTGAGCTTGCGTGTGGTTACAGGAGCTCCCAAAATCAAATTTAAG GGCTTTGGAGTAGGAAATGGTCTCAGCAGTTATGCCCTCAATGACCAAAGTTTGATCTATTTTGGATACTACTACGGCCTCTTTGGAGAAAC ATTGTGGCATGATCTCAACACAAATTGCTGTGACAAGGAGAGCTGTAATTTCTACAATAGCACTTCAGAGACCTGCAAAACTCTG GTAAATGTGGCCTTTAATATTGTGTATAACGCTGGTCTTAATGAGTATGCCCTGTACCTGGACTGTGAGGGTGGCATCGGGTCCAACAAAGCCTATCAGAGGGCCATGAGCCATCTGTTTAGGAACTACAGGAAACACCCAGACACCTAC CAGTTTTTAGGTAAGTTCCCTCCCTCTGCGTCCCTGAAGGGGGTCCCACCGTGTATCAACAGCACTGCTCAGACAAACTGGCTAAACAGAGGCGATGTGAGGAAAGCGCTACACATTCCAGCTACTCTGCCAAAGTGGGACATTTGCAG TGATGTTGTTGGAGAACAATACACCTACCTTTACCTGACAGTAAAGGAGGTGTATCTGAAGCTGCTTTCTCTGGGCCTTCAAGGACTCGTCTACAATGGAGACACGGACATGGCCTGCAACTTCCTGGGAGACCAGTGGTTTGTTGAAGACCTCGGCCTGAAG GCAACCACTGAGTACAAGATCTGGACTTATGATGATCAGGTTGCAGGCTTCTACCAAGTATTTGGAAACATcacttttttgacagttaaa GGTGCAGGTCACATGGTTCCTCAGTGGGCCCCAGGCCCAGCGTTCCACATGTTCCAGTCTTTCATAACAAATGGATCTGAGTCAGCAGGTCTTTATTAG
- the si:ch211-122f10.4 gene encoding lysosomal protective protein isoform X1 — MFVFLVCLLAACRLGSLYIPDEVTDLPGMKFKPNYRQWSGFLQARPGKFLHYWFVSSQRDPVKDPVVLWLNGGPGCSSLDGFLSENGPFHVSDDGATLYENEFSWNKIASVLYLEAPAGVGYSYSDDKKYKTDDDQVAEDNFLALQSFFAKFPNFTDNKFFIFGESYGGIYVPTLSLRVVTGAPKIKFKGFGVGNGLSSYALNDQSLIYFGYYYGLFGETLWHDLNTNCCDKESCNFYNSTSETCKTLVNVAFNIVYNAGLNEYALYLDCEGGIGSNKAYQRAMSHLFRNYRKHPDTYITDTHFLGKFPPSASLKGVPPCINSTAQTNWLNRGDVRKALHIPATLPKWDICSDVVGEQYTYLYLTVKEVYLKLLSLGLQGLVYNGDTDMACNFLGDQWFVEDLGLKATTEYKIWTYDDQVAGFYQVFGNITFLTVKGAGHMVPQWAPGPAFHMFQSFITNGSESAGLY, encoded by the exons atgtttgtttttctggtgtgTTTGCTGGCCGCATGTCGCCTCGGATCCCTGTACATTCCGGATGAGGTGACCGACCTGCCGGGTATGAAGTTCAAACCAAACTATCGCCAGTGGTCGGGATTCCTTCAGGCACGGCCCGGGAAGTTCCTGCATTACtg GTTTGTGAGCTCTCAGAGGGATCCAGTCAAGGATCCCGTGGTACTCTGGCTGAATGGAGGTCCAGGCTGCAGCTCCCTGGATGGGTTCTTGTCAGAGAACGGACCCTTTCAT gTAAGTGATGATGGGGCTACACTGTATGAGAATGAATTCAGCTGGAATAAGATTGCCAGTGTACTGTATCTGGAAGCCCCTGCAGGAGTGGGTTATTCTTATTCTGATGACAAGAAGTACAAAACTGATGATGACCAG GTTGCAGAAGATAATTTCCTAGCTCTGCAAAGTTTCTTTGCCAAGTTCCCAAACTTCACTGATAATAAGTTCTTCATCTTCGGGGAAAGTTATGGTGGAATTTATGTGCCAACCCTGAGCTTGCGTGTGGTTACAGGAGCTCCCAAAATCAAATTTAAG GGCTTTGGAGTAGGAAATGGTCTCAGCAGTTATGCCCTCAATGACCAAAGTTTGATCTATTTTGGATACTACTACGGCCTCTTTGGAGAAAC ATTGTGGCATGATCTCAACACAAATTGCTGTGACAAGGAGAGCTGTAATTTCTACAATAGCACTTCAGAGACCTGCAAAACTCTG GTAAATGTGGCCTTTAATATTGTGTATAACGCTGGTCTTAATGAGTATGCCCTGTACCTGGACTGTGAGGGTGGCATCGGGTCCAACAAAGCCTATCAGAGGGCCATGAGCCATCTGTTTAGGAACTACAGGAAACACCCAGACACCTACATAACAGACACCCAT TTTTTAGGTAAGTTCCCTCCCTCTGCGTCCCTGAAGGGGGTCCCACCGTGTATCAACAGCACTGCTCAGACAAACTGGCTAAACAGAGGCGATGTGAGGAAAGCGCTACACATTCCAGCTACTCTGCCAAAGTGGGACATTTGCAG TGATGTTGTTGGAGAACAATACACCTACCTTTACCTGACAGTAAAGGAGGTGTATCTGAAGCTGCTTTCTCTGGGCCTTCAAGGACTCGTCTACAATGGAGACACGGACATGGCCTGCAACTTCCTGGGAGACCAGTGGTTTGTTGAAGACCTCGGCCTGAAG GCAACCACTGAGTACAAGATCTGGACTTATGATGATCAGGTTGCAGGCTTCTACCAAGTATTTGGAAACATcacttttttgacagttaaa GGTGCAGGTCACATGGTTCCTCAGTGGGCCCCAGGCCCAGCGTTCCACATGTTCCAGTCTTTCATAACAAATGGATCTGAGTCAGCAGGTCTTTATTAG
- the slc38a7 gene encoding putative sodium-coupled neutral amino acid transporter 7, with protein sequence MAINTDVEDWGGVGSNDSGERAWLLQSPSVDSVQHLEMERGTSGGVSSIAAVFIVVNAALGAGLLNFPAAFSMAGGVTAGVMLQMFMLIFIISGLVILGYCSQVSNESTYQEVVRATCGKVIGVLCEVAIAIYTFGTCIAFFIVIGDQLYRLIPDDVVHGHWYTDRKFTIVVTAVLVILPLSIPKEIGFQKYASALSVMGTWYVTIVVIVKYIWPDKKVDPVYRPTGAASWTAVFNAVPTICFGFQCHVSCVPVFNSMRKKKLKPWGLVVTLGMIICLFVYTGTGVCGYLTFGADVSQDVLISYPPNDIVVAIARAFIVICVVTSYPILHFCGRAVIEGLWLRFHGEEVEVCVRREQRRRILQTLVWFVVTLVLALFIPDIGRVISLIGGLAACFIFIFPGLCLMQVKLSETGSCSASWHGLVIYSVVMITVGGFIFGLTTTNAIYQDVIS encoded by the exons ATGGCAATTAACACAGATGTGGAAGACTGGGGTGGAGTTGGGAGTAATGACTCTGGTGAAAGAGCGTGGCTCTTGCAGAGTCCCAGTGTGGATTCTGTGCAGCATCTTGAGATGGAGAGGGGGACGAGCGGCGGTGTGTCATCTATTGCAGCTGTCTTCATTGTAGTTAATGCAGCACTGGGAGCAGGTCTCCTTAATTTCCCAGCAGCCTTCAGTATGGCGGGAGGTGTAACTGCAGGAgtgatgcttcaaatg TTTATGCTGATCTTCATTATCAGTGGGCTGGTGATTTTGGGCTACTGCTCACAG GTCAGTAATGAAAGCACCTATCAGGAGGTTGTTCGGGCAACTTGTGGGAAAGTCATTGGGGTCTTGTGTGAAGTAGCCATTGCCATCTATACTTTTGGAACATGCATTGCATTTTTTATTGTCATTGGAGACCAGCTGTACCGCT tgATCCCTGATGATGTTGTTCATGGCCACTGGTACACTGACCGCAAattcaccattgttgttactgcagTCCTGGTTATTCTTCCTCTCTCTATCCCAAAAGAAATCGGCTTTCAGAAATATGCCAG TGCACTGAGTGTCATGGGAACCTGGTATGTTACCATAGTGGTCATTGTCAAGTACATCTGGCCTGACAAAAAAGTGGATCCGGTTTATAGGCCCACAGG TGCTGCTTCCTGGACTGCAGTTTTCAATGCCGTACCCACCATATGCTTTGGTTTCCAG TGCCACGTCAGCTGTGTGCCAGTGTTCAACAGCATGAGAAAGAAAAAGCTCAAACCTTGGGGACTTGTTGTAACTTTGGGAATGATCATTTGCCTCTTTGTTTACACGGGCACAG GCGTCTGTGGCTACCTGACTTTTGGTGCAGATGTTAGCCAGGATGTGCTAATCTCATACCCCCCTAATGATATTGTGGTGGCCATTGCAAGAGCCTTCATTGTCATCTGTGTGGTCACTTCCTACCCTATTTTACACTTCTGTGGCAG AGCAGTTATTGAGGGACTTTGGCTGCGTTTCCATggggaggaggtggaggtgtgtgtACGTCGTGAGCAGAGGCGGAGGATCTTGCAGACACTTGTGTGGTTTGTTGTCACACTTGTTCTCGCCCTCTTCATCCCAGACATTGGTCGAGTGATCTCACTCATTGGAGGATTGGCAGCCTGTTTTATCTTCATCTTCCCAG GTTTGTGTTTGATGCAAgtcaaactgtcagaaacaggtAGCTGCTCTGCAAG CTGGCATGGGCTGGTGATCTACAGTGTTGTCATGATTACAGTTGGAGGTTTCATCTTTGGTCTGACTACAACTAATGCCATCTATCAGGATGTCATTAGCTAA